In the genome of Ignavibacteriales bacterium, one region contains:
- a CDS encoding T9SS type A sorting domain-containing protein, which translates to MYSIPFFPQELPPAVEIYVHQLADNSNHLIIHHFDAVSVVWDQYYNINTVDPNNGDNIINTFFPIRGNRTNSGGGGWHFIKSNEGGSSPQGYEYPVIGFGLYKVHCDDSNTCFYIDYRDDRLSILGNYNYDISLKYRSDINKYYWFAGIASDITQFTELVNGELISIWEIFNESYPINNLLENFWQNCLVLIPSQIGNHPKLVWGPHPTLTDVVGYRVYRKYGTATFDPIATTDFDEYYYNDTELTLDFIQGGTNAYYYVKAIVIHESESEATNTVVANIDGQSPEKLISSKNIIYDFQINNYPNPFNPSTTIEYSTPERSNVVIKVYDMLGREVKELVNEIKDEGTYQVKFNAESLSSGVYIYTITVSNGNSILFRESKQMVLMK; encoded by the coding sequence ATGTATTCCATTCCATTCTTTCCACAAGAATTACCACCCGCAGTTGAGATTTATGTTCATCAATTGGCAGATAATTCTAATCATTTAATAATTCACCATTTTGATGCTGTAAGTGTCGTTTGGGATCAATATTATAATATTAATACAGTTGATCCCAATAATGGAGATAACATCATCAATACATTTTTTCCGATTAGGGGTAATCGAACAAATAGCGGAGGTGGGGGCTGGCATTTTATTAAATCTAATGAAGGAGGTTCAAGTCCACAAGGTTATGAATATCCCGTTATTGGATTCGGACTTTATAAAGTGCATTGTGATGATAGTAATACCTGTTTCTACATTGATTATAGAGATGATAGATTGTCCATTTTAGGAAACTATAACTATGATATTTCCCTTAAATATAGGTCAGATATAAATAAATATTATTGGTTTGCTGGTATTGCCTCAGATATTACACAATTTACTGAATTAGTTAATGGTGAATTAATATCTATTTGGGAAATATTTAATGAATCCTATCCTATCAACAATTTATTAGAAAATTTTTGGCAAAACTGTTTAGTTCTAATCCCCTCCCAAATCGGTAATCATCCAAAACTTGTTTGGGGTCCACATCCAACTCTAACCGATGTTGTTGGCTACCGTGTTTATCGGAAATACGGTACAGCAACTTTTGATCCTATTGCAACTACAGACTTTGATGAATATTATTATAATGACACAGAACTTACTTTAGATTTTATACAAGGCGGTACAAATGCGTATTATTATGTTAAGGCAATTGTAATCCACGAAAGTGAAAGTGAGGCAACAAATACTGTTGTTGCTAACATCGACGGGCAAAGTCCTGAAAAACTAATTAGTTCAAAAAATATAATTTATGATTTTCAAATAAATAACTATCCCAATCCGTTCAACCCTTCTACAACAATTGAATATTCAACACCAGAGAGATCAAATGTGGTAATCAAAGTTTATGATATGTTAGGACGGGAAGTAAAAGAACTTGTAAATGAAATAAAAGACGAAGGAACATACCAGGTTAAGTTCAATGCAGAATCACTTAGCAGCGGGGTTTACATATATACCATAACAGTAAGCAATGGTAATAGTATTTTATTCCGTGAATCAAAGCAAATGGTTTTGATGAAGTGA
- a CDS encoding PQQ-like beta-propeller repeat protein — translation MKKIILPILLLLILQLSCKDNGVTPPPKNNPPGWQEDIPWPSLADSPWPMNHNDPQNTGRYKGRILINGSIDFYIDSLYLFTGISISPDSNIYFCSSMPGYIHSYNINGIFNWKVKLGNENIYTTPLIDNNGNIYCISGQEGILYSLSSEGNIQWTYNLGFPVWQTTLNIDKEGNLYVIDGGGNLNAVSSTGTLLWKIHDARFNPSSGVAISISPDGRTMYLPGQSSTSLLALDLISQSIKWIFGNSEVLHTPVIDSQGNIYLFCKSSLVDSLKPFFFSITNDGKIRWYFDYQVGVNNYIFGNADPTIDVEGNIYFALDSLYSLDYSGNLKWKLDLDEFNWSPIICDESGTVIVCENQNGLSRILAIKNGNIAWQTEINFTNNGSGSSPALGFSKLFVPTWKSSHIITIR, via the coding sequence ATGAAAAAAATAATTTTACCAATCCTTCTTTTACTAATCTTACAATTAAGTTGTAAAGACAACGGAGTAACTCCACCGCCAAAAAATAATCCACCCGGCTGGCAGGAAGATATACCCTGGCCAAGCCTTGCTGATAGTCCCTGGCCGATGAATCATAACGATCCACAAAACACAGGCAGATACAAAGGTCGTATTTTAATTAATGGCTCAATTGATTTTTATATTGATAGCCTCTACCTCTTTACCGGAATTTCGATTTCACCTGATTCAAATATTTATTTTTGTTCTTCGATGCCAGGTTATATTCACTCTTATAACATCAATGGAATTTTTAATTGGAAGGTAAAACTAGGGAATGAGAATATTTATACAACTCCACTTATAGATAATAACGGTAACATATATTGTATTTCTGGTCAGGAAGGTATTTTATATAGCCTTAGTAGTGAAGGGAATATTCAATGGACTTATAATTTGGGCTTTCCAGTATGGCAAACAACCTTAAATATTGATAAGGAAGGAAATCTTTATGTGATTGATGGTGGAGGTAATTTAAATGCAGTTAGTTCTACCGGAACTCTTTTATGGAAAATTCATGATGCCAGATTTAATCCAAGTTCCGGTGTTGCTATTTCGATATCTCCGGATGGCAGAACGATGTATCTTCCCGGGCAAAGCAGTACATCGTTATTAGCGCTCGATTTGATTTCTCAGAGTATCAAATGGATATTTGGTAACTCCGAAGTATTGCATACTCCAGTAATTGATTCACAAGGAAATATTTATCTCTTTTGTAAGTCATCATTGGTAGATTCTTTAAAACCATTCTTCTTCTCAATAACCAACGATGGTAAAATTAGATGGTATTTTGATTATCAGGTTGGTGTGAACAATTATATTTTCGGTAATGCTGATCCAACGATTGATGTCGAGGGCAATATTTATTTTGCGCTGGATTCCTTGTACTCACTTGATTATTCAGGAAATCTGAAATGGAAATTAGACTTAGATGAGTTTAATTGGTCACCGATTATATGTGATGAATCAGGTACTGTGATAGTCTGTGAAAATCAAAATGGTTTGAGTAGAATTTTGGCGATTAAAAACGGGAACATCGCATGGCAAACAGAAATAAATTTTACAAATAATGGAAGTGGTTCCTCGCCTGCCCTTGGTTTTTCAAAACTTTTTGTCCCAACATGGAAATCATCACATATAATTACAATAAGGTGA